Part of the Bacillus cereus group sp. RP43 genome is shown below.
AGCAAAAGCTTGCAATGGCAGGAACGGCTGGACAAAATCCGCAAATGGCAATGATGATTTGGCTTATGCCAATTATGATTTTAGTCTTTGCAATTAACTTCCCAGCAGCACTATCATTGTACTGGGTAGTTGGTAATATCTTTGGTATCGCTCAAATGTATATGATCAAAGGGCCTGAGATTAAGGCTAGTAAGGCAGGAGGATCAAGCAAGTGAGTATAATTACTGCTAAAGGACAAACAGTCGAGCTGGCAGTACAAGATGCTTTAAGACAATTAAATGCTTCGAAAGATCGAGTAGATATAAAAATTATCGATGAGGGTAAGAGGGGATTCCTAGGTTTATTTGGGAATCGCCCCGCTGTAGTAGAAGTTGTATTGAAAAAAGATCCAATCCAAGAATGTGAAGAATATTTAAAAAATGTTATTCAAAATATGGGTGTGGAAGTTGAGATTAGAAAAATTGTAAAAGGACGCGAAGTTGAATTTACAATTTATGGTGATAATATTGGTGTTTTAATTGGCAAAAGAGGTAATACATTGAATTCTTTACAGTATTTAACAAAACTTGTTGCGAATCGTAATACAAAGCAATATATTGGTATTACACTGGATGCTGAAAACTATCGTAGTAAAAGAAAAAATACGTTAGAATCTCTTTCTTATCGATTAGCAAAGCAAGTAGTGAGTACGAAAAAAAGAGTTGTTCTAGAACCAATGCCTTCTTTCGAACGAAAAATTATTCACCAAGCATTATCTAATCATCAAAATATCATTACAACTTCTGAAGGGAAAGAACCACATCGGTATGTTGTAATATCTTCCAAGTGACCGGTTACTCAATTGAGTGCCGGTTTTTTTGAGGCGAAAATAAATGTGGATAACTAAAAAACACTAAACTTATCCACTGTGAATAAGTTTAGTGTTTTTTACATAAGGACATAATAAAATGAGTTATTATTCTTTTGTAGATAGGTTCGTTATGGTATCCTAATAATTTAGTGACGGAAAAAAATCATGTTGAAATAGAGATAAATAAGCAAGTGAGGTGAAAGGACATGGAATTTGATACAATTGCCGCAATTTCCACAGCACTTGGGGAAGGTGCAATTGCCATTGTTCGAGTAAGTGGGGATGATGCGATTGAGAAAGTCAATCGTATTTTTAAAGGGAAGGATTTAACACAGGTTTCTTCTCATACAATTCATTATGGTCATATTGTCGATTTAGATACAAATCAAGTTATTGAAGAAGTTATGGTGTCTATTATGCGTGCACCAAGGACTTTTACGCGTGAAAATATAGTAGAAATTAACTGTCATGGTGGACTTGTTTCGGTAAATAAAGTATTACAGCTTATTTTAGCACAAGGAGTACGACTAGCAGAGCCTGGTGAATTTACAAAACGTGCTTTTTTAAATGGACGTATTGATTTGTCACAAGCAGAAGCTGTTATGGACTTAATCCGTGCGAAAACGGATCGTGCTATGAATGTAGCGATTAACCAAATGGAAGGACGATTATCTAAATTAATCGGCTATTTGCGTCAAGAAATATTAGAAACATTAGCTCATATTGAGGTGAATATAGATTACCCGGAATATGATGATGTGGAAGAGATGACGCATAATATTTTAATTGAGAAAGCTACACATGTCCGTGCTGAAATTAAAAAGATATTAGAAACATCGAAGCAAGGAAAGATTTTACGTGAAGGTATTTCTACCGCGATTATCGGTAGACCTAACGTTGGGAAATCATCGCTATTAAATAGTCTTGTTCAGGAGAAAAAGGCAATTGTAACTGATATTGCAGGAACAACTCGTGATGTTATTGAAGAGTACGTTAATGTGCGTGGTGTACCACTTAAACTTATAGATACAGCCGGAATTCGTGAAACGGAAGATGTTGTTGAACGAATTGGTGTAGAGCGTTCAAAAGAAATGATGAGCCAAGCAGACTTAGTGTTAGTTGTAGTTAACTATAGTGAGGCTTTAACAAATGAAGATGAGGATCTATTCCGCGCTGTACAAGGAAAAGATTTCATTGTCATTGTAAATAAGACAGATTTACCGCAAGAAATTGATATGGAACGTGTTACAGATTTAGCGGTAGGCAATCGTGTTATTACAACATCTCTAATTGAGGAGAAAGGAATAGATGAGCTTGAAAAGGCAATAGCTGATTTATTCTTTGAAGGAACAATTGATTCTGCGGATATGACATATGTGTCTAATGTGAGACATATCGGATTATTAACACAAGCAGGAAAAACAATTAGTGATGCAATTGAAGCAATAGAAAATGGTGTTCCGATTGATATGGTTCAAATTGATTTAACAAGAACGTGGGAAATACTTGGTGAAATTACTGGTGATACTGTCCATGAAAGCCTAATTGACCAATTGTTCTCTCAATTTTGTTTAGGAAAATAAAGTGAAACTTTAATCAGAGATGCTTTAGCGAGATAGAGGTTATTAGGAGGAATAAACAATGGGATACAATGCCGGTTCATACGATGTCATAGTGATCGGTGCAGGTCATGCAGGATGTGAAGCTGGTCTTGCAGCAGCACGAATGGGCTCAAAAACATTAATGTTAACAATTAACTTAGATATGGTAGCGTTCATGCCATGTAACCCTTCTGTTGGTGGACCAGCAAAAGGGATTGTTGTTCGTGAAATTGATGCATTAGGCGGAGAAATGGGACGCAATATTGATAAAACACATATTCAAATGCGTATGTTAAATACGGGTAAAGGACCGGCTGTACGCGCGCTTCGTGCACAAGCTGATAAATTCTCTTACCAGCATGAGTTAAAGAAAACAATTGAAGAGACACCAAACTTAACGTTGTTTCAAGGTCTGGTAGAGCGTTTAATTGTTGAAGATGGTGTATGTAAAGGGGTAATTACACAAGCTGGTGCTGAATACACAGCGAAAACAGTTGTAATTACAACGGGAACATTTTTACGTGGTGAGATTATTATGGGAGATTTAAAATATTCAAGTGGTCCAAATAATCAGCAACCATCTATTACGTTATCTGAACACTTAGAGGAACTTGGTTTTGATCTTGTTAGATTTAAAACAGGTACACCTCCGCGTGTAAACAGCAATACAATTGATTATAGTAAAACAGAAATCCAACCAGGTGATGATAAGCCACGTGCTTTCTCTTTTGAAACGACAAAATTTATTATGGATCAAATTCCATGTTGGTTAACATATACAAGTACAGAAACACATCGTTTAATAGATGAAAACTTACATCGCTCAGCTATGTATTCTGGTATGATTAAAGGAACAGGGCCTAGATATTGCCCTTCGATTGAAGACAAGGTAGTAAGATTTAATGATAAACCACGTCATCAAATTTTCTTAGAGCCAGAAGGACGTAATACGCAAGAAGTATATGTACAAGGTTTATCGACGAGCTTACCAGAAGATGTACAGCGTGCAATGCTTAGAACAATTCCTGGCCTGGAAAATGTTGAAATGATGCGTACGGGTTATGCAATTGAATATGATGCAATTGTACCAACGCAATTATGGCCAACACTTGAAACGAAAAATATTAAAAATTTATATACAGCAGGACAAATTAATGGAACTTCTGGTTACGAAGAAGCGGCAGGACAAGGACTTATGGCTGGAATTAATGCAGCGTGTCGTTCTTTAGGTAAAAAAGAAGTTATTTTAGGTCGCGCCGATGCATATATTGGTGTCTTAATTGATGATCTTGTAACAAAAGGCACAAATGAACCATACCGTTTATTAACGTCTCGTGCAGAATATCGTTTATTATTACGTCATGATAATGCAGATCTTCGTCTAACTGAGGTTGGGCGTGAAATTGGTTTAATTAAAGAAGATCGTTATGAGAGATTTACAAATAAAAAACTACAAATTGAACAGGAAAAGGAACGTTTAAGCAGCATTATTATTAAACCACGTCCTGAAGTTCAAGAATTAATTCGCAATATTGGCGGAAGTGAATTGAAAGATGGAATACGCGCAAGTGACTTATTACGTCGTCCAGAGATGACATATGAGCATATCCATCTTTTAGTACCAAGTGAATTAGAATTAAATGATGAAATTACAGAACAAGTTGAAATTCAGATTAAGTACGAAGGATATATCGAGAAATCTTTACAGCAAGTAGAGCGTATGAAGAAAATGGAAAACAAAAAAATCCCTGTGGATATTGATTATGATGCGATTTCTAGCCTTGCCTCAGAAGCGAGACAGAAATTAAAAGATGTTCGTCCACTTTCGATGGGGCAAGCTTCACGTATTTCTGGTGTAAACCCAGCTGATGTTTCCATTTTACTTATTTACATTGAACAAGGAAAAATTGCACGAGTATCGAACCAATAATATAGTAAGGAGACATTGCTAGATGAACATAGAACAATTTCAATCTATGCTGGAAGAGAAGGGTATTTCCCTCTCTTCTAGACAGTTAGAGCAGTTCGAAATCTACTTTGAAACGTTAGTAGAGTGGAATGAAAAAATGAACTTAACGGCTATTACGGAGAAAGAAGAAGTATACTTAAAGCACTTTTTTGATTCTGTTACAGCGGCTTTTTATTATGATTTTTCGAAACCATTTTCTATTTGTGATGTTGGAGCAGGAGCTGGATTCCCAAGTATCCCTTTAAAAATCTGTTTCCCGCACTTAAAAGTAACAATTGTTGATTCATTACAAAAACGTATTAATTTCTTAAACCACTTAGCGCAAAAGTTAGAATTAAGTGACGTTGCATTTTGTCATGATCGTGCTGAAACATTTGGTAAAAAAGAAGGTGTACGTGAAGTATACGATATTGTAATGGCACGTGCAGTTGCACGTCTTTCTGTATTAAGTGAGCTATGTTTACCACTTGTAAAAGTAGGGGGAACATTCATTGCAATGAAAGGTGCAGCAGCGAACGAAGAAATCGAGAATGGCAAATATGCTTTAGAGGTACTTGGCGGAGAATTAAAAGAAATGTTTACGTTCCAATTACCGTTTGAAGAAAGTGAGCGTAATATTTTATTAATCGAGAAAAAGCGCAAGACACCAAAGAAATATCCACGCAAACCGGGAACGCCCAATAAATTACCTATTGAAAAATAAATCTTATTAGACGTAAGATTAAATTATATAAATGAAAACGTAAATGTTTCATAGGAAACATTTTATGTAGAACAGTCAATAGGCCTAAAAGGTGGTGGAATATGTATGAAAAATACGTTTTCTCGTTTATTTGGCTTTGGAGATAAAGAGAGCGAATTCGAATTACAAGACGAAAGCCATGAAGAAATAGAGAAAAAGGTATATGAAGAAATACAGGAAATTCCGATAGTGAACATTACCCCTAACCGTTATCAACCACGAACAGTTTTTGATGATGCACGTATTGAGGAGCTAGCATTAACGATTCGTACTCACGGGCTTATCCAGCCGATTGTTGTGAGACAATATGAGGATGATAAGTACGAGATTATTGCCGGGGAAAGGCGTTTCCGAGCAGCAACAAAATTAGGGTGGGAAAAAGTTCCTGCAATAATAAAGAATTTAAATGATACTGAGACAGCTTCTGTAGCGTTAATTGAAAATTTGCAGCGTGAGGAATTAACAGCAATTGAGGAAGCTGTGGCGTATCAAAAGCTGATTGAGTTACATAATTTAACACAAGAAGCATTGGCACAACGACTTGGAAAAGGACAATCGACAGTCGCAAATAAATTGCGATTATTAAAGTTGCCTGAAGAAATCAAAAGTGCATTATTAGAAAAAAGTATTACAGAACGGCATGCTCGCGCCCTTATTCCTTTGAAAAATGAGGAATTACAACTGAAGGTTTTACAAGAGATTGTGGAGAAGCAATTGAATGTAAAGCAAACAGAAGAACGAATTGCAAAGTTACTAGAAGAAGTAAAACCAAAGCGCAAAGCGAAGCAAAAAGCAGTAAGTCGAGATGCGAGAATTGCTATGAACACAATTAGACAATCATTACAAATGGTTGCTAACAGTGGTTTGAATGTTAATTCTGCAGAAGAAGAGTTTGATGAATACTATCAAATTACGATTAAAATTCCGAAGAAAAAATAATTACGTGCTAGAGACCTTATCCTATTGGAGAGGTCTCTTTTACTATATTTTCTTGTTAAAGCAAGAAGGAGTTTAGAAATAAATTTTGAAGTTTAATAAGGACGTAAAAGAAAAACTTTTATTTCATGTTACAATAAACATAATTATTTCTAGAATAAGAAAGAAAGGTTGAAAGTAGGTGACATCATGGGAAAAATCATTGCTATTGCTAATCAAAAAGGCGGTGTTGGAAAAACAACAACATCCGTTAATTTAGGGGCTGGATTGGCACAAGTAGGAAAAAAAGTCCTTCTCGTAGATATTGATGCTCAAGGAAATGCAACGACTGGTGTAGGAATTGAAAAGTCTGAATTAGATCAATGTATTTATAATGTTCTTGTAGAAGATGCAGATGTTCAAGGCGCTATACGGAAAACCGCAACTGAAAACTTAGATGTTCTACCCGCTACAATTCAATTGGCTGGTGCTGAAATTGAATTGGTACCAACCATTTCCCGGGAAGTACGCTTGCAAAGAGCATTACAGCCAATTCGTGATGAATATGAGTATATTATTATTGACTGTCCCCCATCCTTAGGGTTATTAACGATTAATGCATTAACAGCAGCAGATTCTGTTATTATTCCTGTACAGTGTGAATATTACGCGCTGGAAGGGTTAAGTCAGCTATTAAATACAGTTCGACTTGTGCAAAAGCATTTAAATAAAAATTTAGCAATTCAAGGTGTATTGTTAACGATGTTGGATGCTCGTACAAATTTAGGAATTCAAGTTATAGATGAAGTGAAAAAATACTTTAGAGATAAAGTATATCGTTCGATTATTCCTCGTAATGTTCGCTTAAGTGAGGCACCAAGTCATGGAAAACCAATTATGCAGTATGACGCTAAATCAAGAGGAGCAGAAGTGTATTTAGATTTAGCAGAGGAAGTGATTGCAGGTGGCTAAGGGATTAGGAAGAGGAATCAATGTGTTTTTTCCAGATTTAGATGTGAAAGAAGAAGAAACGATTCAGGAGATTATCGTAACTGAATTAAGGCCGAATCCATATCAGCCACGTAAACATTTCAATAAAGAAGCGATTCAGGAATTAGCGGCTTCTATTAAAGAGCACGGTATATTGCAACCGTTAATTGCTCGAAAGAGTATTAAAGGATATGAAATAGTTGCAGGTGAAAGAAGATATCGTGCTGCTAAAGAGGCCGGACTTGAGAAAGTGCCTGCTGTTGTAAGGCAATTAAATGAGCAGCAAATGATGGAATTTGCTTTGCTTGAAAACTTACAACGAGAAGATTTAAATCCTATGGAAGAGGCAATGGCATATCAGATGTTAATGAAAGAGCTAAATGTAACACAAGAACAATTAGCAAAACGTCTTGGTAAAAGCAGACCTTATATCGCAAATTATACTCGTTTGTTAAGCCTCCCTTCATTCGTTCAAGATATGATTGCAAACGGTGAGCTTTCAATGGCTCATGGAAGAACTTTACTTACAATAAAAGATGAAGAACAGTTGAAATCTTTATTGAAACGAATTGAAAAAGAAGGATTGAATGTCCGTCAATTGGAACAAATTGTCCAGGAAATTAATCAACGTGTTTCACGTGAAACACAACAAGTGAAAAAGGAAAGAAATATATTTTTTGTAGAGCGTGAAACGTTTTTAAGAGAAAAGTTTGGTACGGATGTAAAGATCAAAGAAACGAAAAAAGAAAAAGGTAAAATCGAAATCGAATTTTTTAATAAAGAAGATTTAAATCGAATTTTAGAATTATTATCAAAGGAAAATTAAAAAGCAAACCATCTTATTGTTTATAGATGGTTTGCTTTTTTTAATGCAGATAATTTTTGGTCTGTTTCTTTTATACTTTGTGCAATTACATCAGCCATCTTCATGACTAAACTTAGTCTTGTATTTTGAAGTACGAAAAACTCCATGAAACCATTTAAATTTACGATGCCATGTATATGCAAATCACCAATTTCAGGTAATTTCTTATTCATCGCAGCTCCAGGTTTACTGGGGCCTTTTCCGGTAGTTATAGAACCAATACTTTGAGATTTTCCTAAACATGCATCAACAGCAATAATAAATGAAGCAGGATTATCTTTCTGTATATTCCGAATCTTTTCCTCTAAATTTAGTGCATGTATTGGTTCATCTAGTGTGCCAAATACTTGAAGATTTTTGATTTCAATTTGTGCTAGTTTAGTACCGACTAACGGACCAAGTGCATCACCGGTGGAACGGTCTGTTCCGATACAAACGAGAATGAGTGGCATATTAGTCTTAATGGGAATATGAGAAAGTAAGAAATTACTGATTGTCTCAGAGGCTTCTAGGTCATGATGCATAACATTTTGAGTTTCTTTTTCAAAAAAAGGTAAGCGAAAACTTCTAATATTCATGAAGCACCCATCCTTTTAATAAATTTTCACAATATGTTATATGGTGTGTGAAATGGAAAATTATAAGTGCATAATTTTTACAAACTGTGAATGAAAACGGAAATAATAGTACTAGTATATATATATTCGTCTCATTTTATACCTGAATAGAAGTTAACAAATGGAATTAAAGTTATAAATTTTTTTCAGAAATCAGAGAGAGTTCTGATACAATAAGAAGGATAACTAAAAAGAAATTTTAGCTGGAGAGGTAGAGGGACATGGATTTAGCGTTGAAATGGTTTGAGTCCATTGATTGGACGAATATAGGTGTAAAATCACTACAAATAGTCGTTATTTTAATACTTGGTGCAATCGTTGTGCGAGTTGCAAGAGCAATTGTACGAAATGCGTTTCGCATGGGGAGTCGTTCACCGATTCAAATTTCAGAACGTCGTACAGTTACGGTAGCGAAGTTGCTTGAAAATATTGTGGCATATGTTGTTATGTTTATTATGTTAATAGCGATTTTAGGTGTATTTGAAATTAATGCATCAGGTTTATTAGCGGGTGCCGGGGTAATTGGTTTGGCAGTCGGATTTGGTGCTCAAAGTTTAGTGAAAGATGTCATTACAGGACTATTTATTTTGCTGGAAGATCAGTTTTCGGTAGGTGACTATGTAAGAATTGGTCAATTTGAGGGAGTCGTTTTAGAAATTGGACTTCGTACAACGAAAGTAAAGAGTTGGACAGGTGAAATTCATACTTTGCCAAATGGAAGTATCATTCAAGTTACTAATTTTTCAGTTAGTAATAGTGTCGCATTTGTTGATGTATCCATTTCATATGAGAGTGACATAGCGAAAGCAGAGCAAGTCATTGAAGATTTATTAGTTGAGCTTCCTGAAAAATATGAGAAGATGATAGCGACTCCTCAACTATTAGGTGTTCAAACGTTAGCTGCATCTGAGGTTGTATTACGCGTTATTGCTGAGGTAGAACCGATGCAACATGCAGTTATTGCAAGAGCTCTTCGCAAAGAGATTAAAAATCGTCTTGATTTACATGGGATTGAAATTCCATACCCACGTATGGTTTTATATAGTCGCGAAGAATTAGTTAATGAAAAAGCAATTTAATAGTGGGAGGGATTTAGAGAATGGAGCAAAAGCAATATAACTTGTACGATGTTGTGGAAATGAAGAAAGCCCATCCATGTGGTGAAAATCGCTGGAAGATTATTCGTATGGGAATGGATATCCGCGTTAAGTGCGAGGGGTGTGACCATTCGGTAATGATTCCTCGAAGAGAGTTTGATCGTAAGGTGAAAAAAATACTTGTGAAGCATGAAGAATAGTGAAAAAGCAACAGCTGCAGTAGACAGCCGTTGCTTTTTTTCATTTGGTGGAAACTTGTCATTTTTTTCGTTACTATCTATAATGATGAAAGATTGAGACATAGGAGTGAAAAATATGGGATTAACGGCTGGGATTGTTGGATTACCTAACGTAGGGAAGTCCACTTTATTTAATGCAATTACACAAGCAGGAGCAGAATCTGCGAACTATCCATTCTGTACAATCGATCCAAACGTAGGGATTGTAGAAGTACCAGATGAGCGCTTAAATAAATTAACGGAATTAGTAGAACCGAAAAAAACTGTTCCGACTGTATTCGAATTTACTGATATCGCAGGTATCGTAAAAGGTGCGAGTAAAGGTGAAGGGTTAGGAAATAAATTCTTATCTCACATTCGTCAAGTAGATGCAATTTGCCAAGTTGTTCGTTGTTTTGAAGATGAAAATATTACGCACGTTTCAGGAAAAGTAGATCCAATTGATGACATTGAAACAATCAACTTAGAGCTAATCTTAGCGGATTTGGAATCTGTTGATAAACGTATCGAACGAGTTGCGAAGTTAGCAAGACAAAAAGATAAAGAAGCTGTATATGAGCATGAAATTTTAGTTCGTTTAAAAGAAGCTTTTGAAGAGGGAAAACCAGCTCGTACTGTTGAATTTACAGAAGAGCAAATGAAGATTGTTAAAGGCCTTCATTTACTTACAACGAAAGAAATGCTATACGTAGCAAACGTAAGTGAAGATGATATTATGGATCCTTCTGACAATAAATATGTACAAATGGTAAAAGAATTTGCAGCAAATGAAAATTCACAAGTAATTGTTGTATGTGCAAAAATTGAATCAGAAATTGCTGAGTTAGATGAGGAAGAGAAGAAAGTATTCCTTGAAGAACTAGGTATTGAAGAATCTGGTTTAGATCAATTAATTCGCGCTGCATATGACTTATTAGGACTTGCTACTTACTTCACAGCTGGTGTGCAAGAAGTACGTGCATGGACGTTTAAACAAGGTATGAAAGCACCACAATGTGCTGGTGTTATTCATACGGACTTTGAACGTGGATTTATTCGTGCGGAAACAGTTTCTTATACTGATTTAATGACAAATGGCTCTATGACAGCTGCAAAAGAAGCTGGAAAAGTACGTTTAGAAGGAAAAGAGTATATCGTAAAAGACGGAGATGTTATGCACTTCCGCTTTAACGTTTAATTTAATATTTCCTAGGAAAAATAAAGATATGGGCTTGGCAAATATATTATATGTTTGCCAAGTTTTTTACGTATTGGTGAGTTGATTCATATAACTTACTATGATATAATCTAAACTCGTGAGTAATTACTATAAATTAATTGCTCCTTGCCCATTATGGGCCGTTTAGACCAAAAGGAGGTGAAAGTGTAATGAGAAAGTACGAAATTATGTACATCATTCGTCCTGGCGTTGAAGAAGAAGCTCAAAAAGCTTTAGTTGAACGTTTTGCAGGTGTTTTAACAAACAATGGTGCAGAAATCATTAACACGAAAGAGTGGGGTAAGCGTCGTTTAGCTTACGAAATCAACGACTTACGTGAAGGTTTCTACATGATCTTAAACGTGAACTCTAACGCAGAAGCGATTAACGAATTCGACCGTTTAGCTAAGATCAACGAAGACATCCTTCGTCATATCGTTGTTAAAGAAGAAGAAAAATAATTGATATATAAGGGAGAGTGGTTCGATTGATGAATCGTGTTATCCTCGTTGGTCGTTTAACTAAGGACCCTGACTTACGTTACACGCCCAATGGTGTTGCAGTAGCTACTTTTACGTTAGCTGTGAATCGCGCATTTGCGAATCAACAAGGTGAGCGTGAAGCTGACTTTATTAATTGTGTAATATGGCGTAAACAAGCAGAAAACGTGGCAAATTATTTGAAAAAAGGTAGCTTAGCAGGCGTAGACGGACGTCTTCAAACTCGTAATTACGATGGACAAGATGGTAAACGTGTATATGTAACAGAAGTTCTTGCGGAGAGCGTACAATTTTTAGAGCCGCGTAATGGCGGTGGGGAGCAACGTGGTTCATTCAATCAGCAACCATCAGGAGCTGGTTTCGGTAACCAAAGCTCTAACCCATTTGGTCAATCTAGTAATCCAGGTAACTCAGGTAACACTGGTAACTCTGGATTTACGAAGAATGACGATCCATTTTCGAATGTTGGTCAACCGATTGACATTTCGGACGACGATTTACCATTTTAATGGTATGAATCGGCTATTTTTAACAAAGAATGGAGGGAATAGACATGGCAGGACGCAAAGGTGGACGTGCGAAACGTCGTAAGGTGTGTTTCTTCACATCTAACGGCATCACTCGCATTGACTATAAAGATGTTGATTTATTAAAACGTTTCGTTTCTGAGCGTGGTAAAATTTTACCTCGTCGTGTAACAGGGACAAGCGCAAAATACCAACGCAAACTTACAGTTGCAATTAAACGTGCTCGTCAAATGGCACTTTTACCATATGTTGGTGAATAATAGCGTATGAAATGCACAGTAGAGTCGGACTCTACTGTGCATTTTGCTATGCTTTTCTTTTTGAAAGAGAGGTTAGATGATGAAAAGTACGAAATTTATTACTGAGGGTGCAGCATTATTGGCGATATATGCAATTTTATTGCTGATATCTATGTATGTTCCGATTTTAGGTACAGTTGCAATATTTGCGTTGCCGTTACCATTTATATTATTAACAGTAAGACATAGACTATCTAATGTATTCATGATTTTTGTAGCGTCACTTTTTGTTACAGTTATTGTCAGTCAGCCGATTAGTCTCATAAAGACAGTGATGTTTGGATTAATAGGTGTTGTATTAGGATATATGTATAAAAAAGGGAAAAAACCAGTGGAGATATTGATAGCTGGAACACTTGCATATTTAATTGGTATGATGCTCATTTATGTGGGGAGTATAAAGTTTTTTAACATAGATTTAATGAAGCAAATGCAAAATATGTTTAGTGAAAGTATGGCGCAAAGTGAAAAAATAGCAAATGCTGCTGGTATGCCAGTTAGTAAGGAACAAAAAGAGTTATTTGCACAAATGAATGATATATTACAAACGTTATTTCCAAGTATACTTGTGCTAGTTTCTGTATGTTTTTCTTGGATCACAGTGCTAATATCAGGTAGTGTTTTGAGAAAATTAAAGTACGACGTGACACCTTGGCCTAAATTTAAAGATATACAATTGCCAAAGAGTATCGTCTGGTATTACGTCATATTTATTTTGCTATCAACTTTCATAAAAGTTGAACCAACATCATATTTACA
Proteins encoded:
- the yyaC gene encoding spore protease YyaC codes for the protein MNIRSFRLPFFEKETQNVMHHDLEASETISNFLLSHIPIKTNMPLILVCIGTDRSTGDALGPLVGTKLAQIEIKNLQVFGTLDEPIHALNLEEKIRNIQKDNPASFIIAVDACLGKSQSIGSITTGKGPSKPGAAMNKKLPEIGDLHIHGIVNLNGFMEFFVLQNTRLSLVMKMADVIAQSIKETDQKLSALKKANHL
- a CDS encoding mechanosensitive ion channel family protein, coding for MDLALKWFESIDWTNIGVKSLQIVVILILGAIVVRVARAIVRNAFRMGSRSPIQISERRTVTVAKLLENIVAYVVMFIMLIAILGVFEINASGLLAGAGVIGLAVGFGAQSLVKDVITGLFILLEDQFSVGDYVRIGQFEGVVLEIGLRTTKVKSWTGEIHTLPNGSIIQVTNFSVSNSVAFVDVSISYESDIAKAEQVIEDLLVELPEKYEKMIATPQLLGVQTLAASEVVLRVIAEVEPMQHAVIARALRKEIKNRLDLHGIEIPYPRMVLYSREELVNEKAI
- a CDS encoding DUF951 domain-containing protein, with protein sequence MEQKQYNLYDVVEMKKAHPCGENRWKIIRMGMDIRVKCEGCDHSVMIPRREFDRKVKKILVKHEE
- the ychF gene encoding redox-regulated ATPase YchF, which produces MGLTAGIVGLPNVGKSTLFNAITQAGAESANYPFCTIDPNVGIVEVPDERLNKLTELVEPKKTVPTVFEFTDIAGIVKGASKGEGLGNKFLSHIRQVDAICQVVRCFEDENITHVSGKVDPIDDIETINLELILADLESVDKRIERVAKLARQKDKEAVYEHEILVRLKEAFEEGKPARTVEFTEEQMKIVKGLHLLTTKEMLYVANVSEDDIMDPSDNKYVQMVKEFAANENSQVIVVCAKIESEIAELDEEEKKVFLEELGIEESGLDQLIRAAYDLLGLATYFTAGVQEVRAWTFKQGMKAPQCAGVIHTDFERGFIRAETVSYTDLMTNGSMTAAKEAGKVRLEGKEYIVKDGDVMHFRFNV
- the rpsF gene encoding 30S ribosomal protein S6, translating into MRKYEIMYIIRPGVEEEAQKALVERFAGVLTNNGAEIINTKEWGKRRLAYEINDLREGFYMILNVNSNAEAINEFDRLAKINEDILRHIVVKEEEK
- the ssb gene encoding single-stranded DNA-binding protein — its product is MMNRVILVGRLTKDPDLRYTPNGVAVATFTLAVNRAFANQQGEREADFINCVIWRKQAENVANYLKKGSLAGVDGRLQTRNYDGQDGKRVYVTEVLAESVQFLEPRNGGGEQRGSFNQQPSGAGFGNQSSNPFGQSSNPGNSGNTGNSGFTKNDDPFSNVGQPIDISDDDLPF
- the rpsR gene encoding 30S ribosomal protein S18, with protein sequence MAGRKGGRAKRRKVCFFTSNGITRIDYKDVDLLKRFVSERGKILPRRVTGTSAKYQRKLTVAIKRARQMALLPYVGE
- a CDS encoding YybS family protein yields the protein MKSTKFITEGAALLAIYAILLLISMYVPILGTVAIFALPLPFILLTVRHRLSNVFMIFVASLFVTVIVSQPISLIKTVMFGLIGVVLGYMYKKGKKPVEILIAGTLAYLIGMMLIYVGSIKFFNIDLMKQMQNMFSESMAQSEKIANAAGMPVSKEQKELFAQMNDILQTLFPSILVLVSVCFSWITVLISGSVLRKLKYDVTPWPKFKDIQLPKSIVWYYVIFILLSTFIKVEPTSYLHMVFSNLYVIFALLLVLQGLTFITFLAHKKGFTKGVPIISFIVCMFIPMLFPLVTILGIIDLGISLRSKMQ